In the genome of Brachypodium distachyon strain Bd21 chromosome 3, Brachypodium_distachyon_v3.0, whole genome shotgun sequence, the window GGAGATGAGTAGATCAGGTGTGGTTCCTGATGGGCAGACTTTTACCGGTGTGCTCTCTGCATGTAGTCATAGTGGGTTGGTTGATGAGGGTTTCAGGTTTTTTGATATGATGCGCTATGAATATAAGATGATGCCAAATGTTCGCCATTATGGGTGCATTGTTGACCTAATGGGCCGTGCTGGCTTGCTTGATGAGGCATACGAGCTTGTGGTCAAAGAGATGAAGGTTGCACCAGATGCAACAATTTGGCGAACTCTTCTTGGTGCATGCCGAATCCATGGTCATGTTGATCTTGGGGAGAAGGTCATCAGTCATCTAATTGAACTTAAAGCACAGCAAGCTGGGGATTATGTTCTACTGCTGAATACATATGCAGCAGCGGGGGATTGGGAGAAGGTAGCAGAAGTAAGGAAGTTGATGAGGGAGAATGAAATCCAAACTACTCCTGGCTGCACAACAGTTGAGCTTAACGGTGAGCTCCATGAATTTATTGCAGATGATGCTTCGCATCCAAGAAAGGCAGAGATATACGGAAAGCTTGATGAGATAAACAGACATCTAAGAATTGCTGGTTATGTTCCACATGTGTCATCTGATTTGCATGATTTGGATTCAGAGGGGAAGGAGTGTGCCCTCACCTATCACAGTGAAAAACTGGCGATTGCTTTTGCCCTTCTTGTGATGCCACAACGTAGACCAATAAGACTTGCAAAAAATCTTCGTGTTTGTGTAGACTGCCACAATTTCACAAAAGTATTTTCTGGTGTTTATAATCGATTAGTGATTGTTAGGGACAGAACCCGATTCCATCATTTCAATGGGGGTCAGTGCTCATGCAATGATTATTGGTAGACCATCATTGTTTCTCTGTTGCATTTAGTCATCTAGGACACATGTCGGAGATTTGAAGTGTCCGCGCACATTGGATGTGAGCACTGGATATCTGCCACCACAGTTGCTGAATTTGGCAACCATGGTACCAAATGCAATTGATGGCCTATAGAAGACAACAGAAAATTTACATGGGTTATTCAGTGACTGTCAGACATTATCTTATCAGGGTGTATGGACCTGGTCCCCAGAGAAAAACTATCTGATTGAAATTCTTCAGTTTGGATGCAGCCACATCTGTATGCAGGGTCTTCTTTATAACAGATATGTCGGAGACTTGGGCAGTGATTTAGTTAGAAAGTTTGTATGTCCATTGGATTCCCCCATCCAATTGAAGACAATCCAATATACTGCATATAGGAACTCTGCTTATTATAAGATGCTATGTTGGCATGCCATAGAATAGCCTTGGTTAAAAGCGGAACAGAAACAGGTGGTGGATCCTGTCACATCAGTTTTCAGTGATAAGCACTTGTGCATTGGAATTACAGGAATAAACAATAAGTGGTTTCCACTATTAGACCACTGCTGCATGTGTGGATCTCTTACCAGACAACAATGGCTGATCACTTTAATAAGTCTGATGAAGCATGGCTACTTCAGTTTGGCAACATTGATTATACTCAAGATGCAAGCCAGTAAACCTTCATGTGAGCTGTTCAAGGACCGTTGACAGCATATGTATGAATGTATCAGAACAGCACAATGGTGAAATGCAAGGTGCACACAATTGCAAACATCTGAACTAgttgaaaatgaaaatacatgatttttttaacaCCCATACGTAATACTTTCAACAACACCATAAGTATGCTTGTACATTTCCTTTAGCCGCAAATTGGCACAACATCTGGCTTTAATTGAGAAGTCAACCAGGGGCTTACTGCCTATCTCCACAGATGGTGGGCTAGCCAGCCGGATTCGAACCCTCACTCCTTAATCATTTCCGCTACCTAGTCCTCCTAGGTATCCATCGTATATCTGCTTTGATAGACCCTATTACTCATCTGGCACTATATGAACTTTTGAATGGAATGATTACATGTTTCCAATGCTGGTTCCATTTTTCCAGTGTAAACATCATAACTGTAGTTTATCTGCTCAAAATCCCAACACAGTAAGTTATATGGAATGTTTATGATTCGAATGTTCTAAGTTGCAATACGCATGTATTTAATGACACTCATACAATTAGAATTTAGAATTGGTATCTCTGAAATCAGAATTTATGCTATTTTGCCCTTGTATGAAATTCTATCAACAGTCATGAGGATGTCCATTCTCCATTGCATTTGAGACCGGGATTGATTCCTAAGGGAAGAAATGCATCACCTTCATACATTTACTTTCAGAGAAAGCGAACGTATTTCTGCAGAGGTTAGCTTTTACGCATTTATTCTGCCTCTATACTAATTTGTTTAATTGTCTTGCTCTTTCTAGTTAATGCAAACTTAGTTCGTATTCCTTTCTCTTGCCAAACAGGCGTCCTACACTGATCAATAACGAGTTCCATTTTGTGCGGCAGCTCCTAGACTTCGTTGATGAATTCAAGATTGTTGATGTGATACTCAAGCCCTTTGCAATCACATAGAAAGAGGTACCCTCCAGTGACccaatttattttcatttgttGCCTGCAATGAACTACCTATGTTCTTTGTTCTTACTAGGAAGTAGGAATGATGTGTCCATATGTATGTCTAGATACTCCTGCTTTTTTGCAAACTGATGATTGTCTAGTGCTCCATCATCTTTGATGTGAGAAGTCTGAACACCGCTGGCTCCAagtctgaagtctgaacacaAAGCTAATTCAGTGCATTGGTAAGctcttgtgagttgtgacacGTATTGCCATTTTGTCCTCTCTGTGACCGGCATCTAGGGTCTGTACTGGAATATCCACATGAAGGTTCCTCTGATGTGTCCCGAACTCCTGATTTGCTCCCGATCAATGATCCGTCCTTCATCCATTCAAACATGTACCCTTTGTTTAATAATCAGATAAAAAAGTCCGTGATCTCAGGAATTAGATTTTCTTATATACACGTGCCAATAATTGTGGTCTATCAGAGTAGCCGTTGCCATTGGATTATGTGCACATTAGCAAACTCAACAGAAGCTGTTCTGACAACATTCTCACTGCACCTACTGCAGCtgataattaaaaaaaagtttaatcATGTTATGTTATATGGCAGCATGATTGTTCGTGTTTGCATGCCCATTTTAGCTTCAattttatttgttgttttctggTGGCTCATTTTTTAGTTCACGGAGTTACTTTAAGCATGGATAAGGAGATGCAAGAAGCAAATGTCACGTCCAACATCCATGTCGATTGCTTCGTCAACAACCCCTTTGAAAAACCTTGACGAGACAATAAGTCTTGGCTTCTCAGGCTGAAACTTAAACGAGGCTAAGCAAGCAGCAGTTTATTTCTGCTAAGAGTATTCTGTTAAAGTATCTTTTTATTGGCAGGCTCAACCTAATATATCCTGACTTGTTTGGTGCTCGATCTCGCCGTGTGGTTTCTATCGTTCCCCTGTTGTTGGACCATGGACGGCAGCCGACCACGTCCTTACGCTGGGACTGCTGCCGTGCTTAGCTGCAATACCTAGTCACTATCATCCAAGTTGCAAGGACTCTTCAGCACGATTTGTAATATTGAATTTGTGCAGTTTCTGGTAGGAAATGGATCGTTTCATGCAAACTTTCTACTCGCTCTACTAGCATTCTTGCACgtagtactccctcagtccaacaaaaaatgtctcatatttgtgaaaatttgaatgtagCTAGACATAACTTACTGTAcagatgtattcaaatttagtcgaagttgaaacatcctttgttgttgttggacggagggagtatatgtttacGGAGTGTACAGTGTGCATATTCAATGCTTTGCATCTATTAAAAGAAAATTGCAACACATACGCGTCCATGTGGTTGGCGCACATATACTCTCTCGCATCTGGCATTTCTCAACAGCCAGTTGGTTGGCCGCGCACGTTTCGTACTTGGGTCTCCGGACATCCGCCAGGATATACCGTACAAGCGATAGAGTGGAGCTCGAGTGAACACAAAAATCTCCCCTCCAGCCCTCAAAATCGCCATTAATCTCTCTCGCCGAAAATGTCCCAATCATCCGTCTCAAAGCCAACCCCGCACGGCTCATTGGAATTGACCGGGGATAAGCGAGCGATAGCTAGCGTCGCATATTCGCCACGTTCATGGGCGACAGGCTGCCTTCTGGCGTCTGCTCTTTCCCACCCTGATAACGACGCAGCTCGCCAGCGACAGTacgccgacgccgatgccGGCAGTTTGAACGCTCCCAAAGGCCCAAATTCTAAACGGCCGCGTAACGTACGTGCCAACGGCGCTGTTGCTTTTGCTCCCCAATTATGGCTGGCTAGAATATGCTGCTAGTAGTGCATTGGTATCTTACTGGTAAGATTTTGCTCTGGTACTAAAATGGAAATGCTAGCTTTTTCAGGAATTAAAGCATTTCCTTCTCACGGCCCATGTAAATTGATTTGGCTAGCAAATTACAAGAAACTGCCAGAGGAGATTAAGGATGGGGGTGGTGGAAACGGCAACTGTCAAATTGCAGTTGCTGCTCGATCCACCAAAATTTGTGCTGCTTGCCTTGTACACCTTGGCACCTTGCCTTGCCTCCACccacacacaacacaacacaagcAAGCCAGCAATAAATCCGTCCTTGGAATGCACGTTTTGCAAACCTCcaattctttttcttcttcaacgTACAGTACGCCGTTGCCATTGTACATGCACATCAATGATCCGGGATCCACACCTGCCTAAGAAGAATGCCTATAAATTCACAGCCCCGATAGCCTGCAATCCTCATCACCATCGACGACTCCCACCCATCTCATCTCCAAGAATAAACACATCCAATAGAGAATCGACCGAGATAGCTCCTGGAGCCATGAGGGCGCACCTCTCCCTGGCCGTCCTTCTCGTCCTGACCATCGGgtgcgcggcgccggcgttggcggcggcgcaggactacgacttcttcttcctcgtgctGCAGGTGAGTTGATCAGTTAGGTTCAATCGGGTTCGTGCAAAGATCGACGTGGCTTAATTCTGTCGGTTGCTGATATATGGTGCAGTGGCCGGGGTCGTACTGCGACACGAAGAAGAGCTGCTGCTACCCGAAGTCggggaagccggcggcggacttCGGGATCCACGGGCTGTGGCCCAACCGCGATGATGGAACCTACCCGCAGGACTGCAACCCCGACAACGCGTTCGACCCCTCCAAGGTCTTGATCTTTTCCTTCCTAATTTCTCGCATGCATCCATGGCCGGCCTGGCCCTGGTGCGTGCGTTTCTTGTTTGTTCCTTCTTGTTTCTGTCCTCTTtttgggaagaaaaaaaaagcaatatGCTAGTAGtaataatttattttctaAAATATAAATAGAAAGAAGCGATACGCTAGTATACTAATTTATTTTCAGAAATAAATTCTTGCCTGATTTTCTTCTCGCCCGAAAATTAATGCTGGATATTGCCAAGATTCGCCACaaacacacattttttttctctgtttgtTCTGCGATTGGGCGCTTACGTTACTGGTTGGTGATTACCTTGCGTGCACGCactgttgttcttgttcttaATCTGCACGAGACAAAGGATAATCAGGATtgaaggaacaaaaaaaaagacgagCCCAAAAAATTGTAAATTAACATGGTTGGCGTCCATAATGCAGGTGAGCGACCTGCTGGGCAGCATGCGCAAGAACTGGCCGACGCTGGCGTGCCCGACCAACGACGGCGTCCGCTTCTGGGGCCACGAGTGGGAGAAGCACGGCACCTGCGCCGAGAACCTCTTCGACGAGCACGGCTACTTCAGCACcgcgctccgcctccgggacCAGCTCCGGGTCCTCGACGCGCTCCGCTCCGGCGGCATCAGCCCGGACGGCGGCTACTACACGCTGAGCGCCATCAAGGGCGCCATCCAGCAAGGGACGGGGTTCGAGCCCTTCGTGGAGTGCAACCGCGATGAGTCCGGCAACTCGCAGCTCTACCAGCTCTACTTCTGCGTCGACGCCGGCGCGACGAAGTTCGTCGAGTGCCCCGTGTCGCCCGGCGGCCGCCCCTGCGGCAACAGGATCGAGTTCCCGGCATTCTGACTGATGATTTCTGGTGGTTGATCATATATGGCTATTCTTCATTTGGTCTTTGATGATTTCTTCAGACTTGACAGAATAAACTCAAGGATGTTCGATCATGGTGCTgatttccttcctttttttttcctgcattAATTCTCTGCATAATCTTGCCAAGTGCTGGAGTTCTTGATTGATGTGTATGATATGATGGGactttttttctagaatacatgATATGATGGGACTGGTGTACACATATGGAGCTGATTGCTCCTTCATATTCAGAGATCGATTGATATCAAGGGGCATTGTTTCCTGTCGTTAGTTCAGTTTAATTCAGTTCAGGATGCCCATGTAAATCTCTGACTGCTATCGCCGTTTCATAATTTGACACACTagagattttgttttcttaaaaaaaaaacttgtccGCCCCTCTTACCACCTGATTTCAGGCAACAATGGCTGAGGGCGCTGAATCAC includes:
- the LOC100838612 gene encoding ribonuclease 1; translation: MIRDPHLPKKNAYKFTAPIACNPHHHRRLPPISSPRINTSNRESTEIAPGAMRAHLSLAVLLVLTIGCAAPALAAAQDYDFFFLVLQWPGSYCDTKKSCCYPKSGKPAADFGIHGLWPNRDDGTYPQDCNPDNAFDPSKVSDLLGSMRKNWPTLACPTNDGVRFWGHEWEKHGTCAENLFDEHGYFSTALRLRDQLRVLDALRSGGISPDGGYYTLSAIKGAIQQGTGFEPFVECNRDESGNSQLYQLYFCVDAGATKFVECPVSPGGRPCGNRIEFPAF